A part of Brachybacterium faecium DSM 4810 genomic DNA contains:
- a CDS encoding 4-diphosphocytidyl-2-methyl-D-erythritol synthase (PFAM: Uncharacterized protein family UPF0007): MSSAPLRDAVRPVVLALAPPAPGLSRGAASPCLEPLGGSRLIDRLLGTLRGVGLPAPLLVTGEAAAPQLRAALGWELPVLAVPGERGQALRAVLEATDEQLLLLHDAERALTPAQTIRDVLSALREDVDAVVPVTALTDSVKEVRPDGLLNIDRSTLAGLQSPRLLRRELLESVLSATASASPRPSAPESGRVPTGLPGSGPSPAEQGGEFGGFDEVREALARGARVRTVHGSHAGFAVLDRLSLWQAQISLGLARDTSHRHGLARHS; the protein is encoded by the coding sequence GTGTCGTCCGCCCCGCTCCGGGACGCCGTGCGTCCGGTCGTCCTCGCACTCGCTCCCCCCGCGCCCGGGCTGTCCCGGGGCGCGGCGAGCCCGTGCCTCGAACCGCTCGGCGGCTCGCGCCTCATCGACCGGCTCCTGGGCACCCTGCGCGGCGTGGGGCTGCCCGCACCGCTGCTGGTGACCGGAGAGGCGGCCGCACCGCAGCTGCGCGCCGCGCTGGGATGGGAGCTGCCGGTCCTCGCGGTGCCCGGCGAGCGAGGGCAGGCGCTGCGCGCCGTCCTCGAGGCGACCGACGAGCAGCTGCTGCTCCTCCATGACGCCGAGCGCGCCCTCACCCCGGCCCAGACGATCCGCGACGTGCTCTCCGCGCTGCGGGAGGACGTGGACGCGGTGGTGCCGGTGACGGCCCTGACCGACTCGGTCAAGGAGGTGCGCCCGGACGGGCTGCTGAACATCGACCGGTCCACGCTGGCCGGCCTGCAGAGCCCGCGCCTGCTGCGCCGCGAGCTGCTCGAGTCCGTGCTCTCAGCGACCGCCTCCGCGTCGCCGCGGCCCTCCGCCCCCGAGAGCGGCCGGGTCCCGACCGGCCTTCCCGGGAGCGGCCCGTCCCCCGCCGAGCAGGGCGGCGAGTTCGGCGGCTTCGACGAGGTCCGGGAGGCGCTCGCCCGCGGCGCCCGTGTGCGCACGGTGCACGGCTCGCACGCCGGGTTCGCGGTGCTGGACCGTCTCAGCCTGTGGCAGGCGCAGATCTCCCTCGGCCTGGCGCGGGACACCTCCCACCGCCACGGCCTCGCCCGGCACAGCTGA
- a CDS encoding histidine kinase (PFAM: His Kinase A (phosphoacceptor) domain; Histidine kinase-, DNA gyrase B-, and HSP90-like ATPase) has product MPLSALLVLAGAIGLVIGVAATLALARSDRPRHEVPDSLGPSIPEPATEVLAILSSAYVVLDASGDVLRASPLAYSYGIVRAAEGDYPRLANSELMDLAADVGRNGGFRDERLTLRRSSGGDDDAVIDVRIGALGEHGALLLADDLTRAVRVEETRRDFVANVSHELKTPVGAITLLAETMEDAAEDPDAVRRFAGRMQGETRRLSHLVQEIIELSRVQGGSALPDAEPIEIDDVVEEAVALNRNLALGSKIEVSVGGMQGLQVFGSAAMLTTALSNLISNAISYSDARTRIGVAVRRDGGMVEISVKDQGIGIAKDHLERVFERFFRVDRARSRATGGSGLGLAIVKHIASDHGGEVTAWSLPGQGSTFTLRLPEMGRTGTITVGARRAETTGAARTPDDPHTTAPDETSEKGH; this is encoded by the coding sequence GTGCCCCTGTCTGCCCTCCTCGTGCTCGCCGGTGCGATCGGTCTGGTGATCGGCGTCGCCGCGACGCTGGCGCTCGCCCGCTCGGACAGGCCGCGGCACGAGGTGCCCGATTCGCTCGGCCCGTCGATCCCCGAGCCGGCGACCGAGGTGCTCGCGATCCTCTCCTCCGCCTATGTGGTGCTCGACGCCAGCGGTGACGTGCTGCGCGCCTCTCCCCTGGCGTACTCCTACGGGATCGTCCGTGCGGCCGAGGGCGACTACCCGCGCCTGGCCAACAGCGAGCTGATGGACCTCGCGGCGGACGTCGGCCGCAACGGCGGCTTCCGCGACGAGCGGCTGACGCTGCGCCGTTCGAGCGGCGGCGACGACGACGCCGTGATCGACGTGCGCATCGGCGCGCTCGGCGAGCACGGGGCGCTGCTGCTGGCCGACGATCTCACCCGGGCGGTGCGCGTCGAGGAGACCCGGCGCGACTTCGTGGCCAACGTGTCCCATGAGCTGAAGACCCCCGTCGGCGCGATCACCCTCCTGGCCGAGACGATGGAGGACGCCGCCGAGGATCCCGACGCGGTGCGCCGCTTCGCCGGTCGCATGCAGGGCGAGACGCGCCGGCTCTCCCACCTGGTGCAGGAGATCATCGAGCTCTCCCGCGTCCAGGGCGGCTCCGCCCTGCCGGACGCGGAGCCGATCGAGATCGACGACGTGGTGGAGGAGGCGGTCGCGCTGAACCGCAACCTGGCCCTCGGCTCGAAGATCGAGGTCTCGGTGGGCGGCATGCAGGGCCTGCAGGTCTTCGGCTCCGCCGCGATGCTCACCACCGCCCTGTCGAACCTGATCTCCAACGCGATCTCCTATTCCGATGCCCGCACCCGCATCGGGGTGGCCGTGCGCCGCGACGGCGGCATGGTCGAGATCTCCGTGAAGGATCAGGGGATCGGCATCGCCAAGGACCATCTGGAGCGGGTCTTCGAACGGTTCTTCCGGGTGGACCGCGCCCGCTCGCGCGCGACCGGCGGCTCCGGGCTGGGCCTGGCGATCGTGAAGCACATCGCGAGCGATCACGGCGGCGAGGTCACCGCCTGGTCGCTGCCCGGCCAGGGCTCGACCTTCACGCTCCGGCTGCCCGAGATGGGCCGCACCGGGACCATCACCGTGGGGGCGCGGCGCGCCGAGACCACCGGCGCCGCGCGAACCCCCGACGATCCACACACCACGGCGCCCGACGAGACGTCGGAGAAGGGACACTGA
- a CDS encoding predicted membrane protein (PFAM: Ribonuclease BN-like family~TIGRFAM: YihY family protein (not ribonuclease BN)) codes for MVEIARPRLSILHVLNRVRMRLLDIQVWDVAGTMTFYLLLSLFPGAVAAVSMMSLIGVETETLTALSGMITEIFPTLDPRPYLTAIQAVSSTSGGVLGLLLGTAGSLLSASNGVAAFHRALHRVFDTREGRPFLWFRTIVFGETVLIVAVVLLAIGMIIVGGEASQRIGEFVGIPRIAFAAWNLVKWPILLVILIIAVSLAYYLFPNVRLPRYRVMTLGSTLSVLVLFGTALVAGQLLVYATRFAEILTALNGLIAILILMWLANIVVIFGAALDAEFLRARQIASGLDAWHHLDLEPHATHTLDFLAADAAQAEELGRAVAQSARSGQALHRPRGLWIVDARNPLAVNPPDRHRIASAPASTPEDPSGPSSTGEPPA; via the coding sequence GTGGTCGAGATCGCCCGGCCCCGGCTGAGCATCCTGCACGTCCTGAACCGGGTGCGGATGCGCCTGCTGGACATCCAGGTGTGGGACGTGGCCGGCACGATGACGTTCTACCTGCTGCTGTCCCTGTTCCCGGGGGCGGTCGCCGCGGTGTCGATGATGTCCCTGATCGGGGTGGAGACGGAGACCCTCACGGCGCTGTCGGGGATGATCACCGAGATCTTCCCGACCCTCGATCCGCGCCCCTATCTCACCGCGATCCAGGCGGTCTCCTCCACGAGCGGCGGCGTGCTCGGGCTGCTGCTGGGCACGGCCGGCTCGCTGCTGTCGGCCTCCAACGGGGTGGCGGCCTTCCACCGCGCGCTGCACCGGGTCTTCGACACCCGCGAGGGGCGACCCTTCCTCTGGTTCCGCACCATCGTGTTCGGGGAGACGGTGCTGATCGTCGCGGTGGTGCTGCTGGCGATCGGCATGATCATCGTGGGCGGCGAGGCGTCCCAGCGGATCGGCGAGTTCGTGGGCATCCCCCGCATCGCCTTCGCCGCGTGGAACCTCGTGAAGTGGCCGATCCTGCTGGTCATCCTCATCATCGCGGTCTCGCTGGCGTACTACCTGTTCCCGAACGTGCGCCTGCCCCGCTACCGGGTGATGACGCTGGGCTCCACCCTGAGCGTGCTGGTGCTGTTCGGGACCGCTCTCGTGGCCGGGCAGCTTCTGGTGTACGCGACGCGCTTCGCCGAGATCCTCACCGCCCTCAACGGGCTGATCGCGATCCTGATCCTCATGTGGCTGGCGAACATCGTGGTGATCTTCGGAGCCGCCCTGGACGCCGAGTTCCTGCGCGCCCGGCAGATCGCCAGCGGCCTGGACGCCTGGCACCACCTCGATCTCGAGCCCCACGCCACCCATACCCTGGACTTCCTGGCCGCCGACGCCGCGCAGGCCGAGGAGCTGGGCCGCGCGGTCGCACAGTCGGCGCGCAGCGGGCAGGCGCTGCACCGCCCTCGCGGGCTGTGGATCGTCGACGCCCGCAATCCGCTGGCGGTCAACCCTCCCGACCGGCACCGCATCGCCAGCGCCCCCGCATCGACCCCCGAGGACCCCTCCGGTCCGAGCAGCACAGGAGAACCGCCCGCATGA
- a CDS encoding hypothetical protein (TIGRFAM: Tat (twin-arginine translocation) pathway signal sequence), with protein MRRSRRSVLSAAALGLALAASGCTYMSPVQTKDFYQAADGTNANIEQDGALYAGVRNALLVIEEDGTAEFSATIANYSDEETSVELTGLSEGSSIFSTAVQVPAHGTVDVGSGEGQQQVSVDAAGVRPGVILDLEVTAGGQTDTISMPALDSSLEYYQQGEPAEG; from the coding sequence GTGCGTCGTTCCCGCCGTTCCGTGCTCTCCGCAGCCGCCCTGGGCCTGGCGCTCGCGGCCTCCGGTTGCACGTACATGTCCCCGGTGCAGACCAAGGACTTCTACCAGGCGGCCGATGGGACCAACGCGAACATCGAGCAGGACGGCGCCCTGTACGCCGGGGTGCGCAACGCGCTGCTGGTCATCGAGGAGGACGGCACCGCCGAGTTCTCCGCCACGATCGCGAACTACTCGGACGAGGAGACCTCCGTCGAGCTGACCGGGCTCTCCGAGGGCAGCTCGATCTTCTCCACCGCGGTGCAGGTCCCCGCCCACGGCACCGTGGACGTGGGCTCCGGCGAGGGGCAGCAGCAGGTGTCCGTCGATGCCGCGGGCGTGCGCCCCGGCGTGATCCTGGACCTCGAGGTCACCGCCGGCGGCCAGACCGACACCATTTCGATGCCCGCGCTGGACAGCAGCCTGGAGTACTACCAGCAGGGGGAGCCGGCCGAGGGCTGA
- a CDS encoding peptide deformylase (PFAM: Polypeptide deformylase~TIGRFAM: peptide deformylase), translating to MTVRPITIVGHKALTQRTRRVREVTDELRTLVADMFETNDAASGAGLAAPQVGSRWRLFVYSCPDASGTLRRGVVLNPVLERFGGIVLDEETLEGCLSVPGEGFPTARHRGARVTGTDLDGAEVVVEDEGGVLARALQHEVDHLEGSLYLDRLAPARRREALDAVRDRGWRARNLLTWDPRELDAADV from the coding sequence ATGACCGTCCGCCCGATCACCATCGTCGGCCACAAGGCCCTCACCCAGCGCACCCGGCGGGTGCGCGAGGTCACCGACGAGCTCCGCACCCTGGTGGCGGACATGTTCGAGACCAATGACGCGGCCTCCGGCGCCGGTCTCGCGGCGCCGCAGGTCGGCTCCCGGTGGCGTCTGTTCGTGTACTCCTGCCCCGATGCGAGCGGCACCCTGCGCCGCGGCGTGGTGCTGAACCCGGTGCTCGAGCGCTTCGGCGGGATCGTGCTGGACGAGGAGACGCTCGAGGGCTGCCTGTCCGTGCCCGGGGAGGGCTTCCCCACCGCCCGCCATCGCGGGGCACGCGTGACCGGCACCGATCTCGACGGCGCCGAGGTGGTCGTCGAGGACGAGGGCGGCGTGCTCGCCCGCGCGCTGCAGCACGAGGTCGATCACCTCGAGGGCTCCCTGTACCTCGACCGCCTGGCCCCGGCGCGGCGGCGCGAGGCGCTGGACGCGGTGCGCGACCGCGGCTGGCGCGCCCGCAACCTCCTCACCTGGGACCCGCGCGAGCTGGACGCGGCCGACGTGTGA
- a CDS encoding tRNA (guanine-N(7)-)-methyltransferase (PFAM: Putative methyltransferase~TIGRFAM: tRNA (guanine-N(7)-)-methyltransferase) encodes MSTDPQHTPAPQHSPVPTPRTESGTTHRDVVSFVRRGERLSQGHQRAWDRLSPRYVLDPPRGRRDTLPAEGVRLDVEEEFGRRAELVVEVGSGLGDNILAAALAHPERDHLAVEVYLPGLAQTLSKVDRAGRPENLRLLPLDAQRALPAMLPEGSISQLWVFFADPWPKARHHKRRLINPPFLDAVLPLLADGGAFRLATDWAGYAHHMRRQLDPRPELALLHPEGPAPEGGSSDPIPENMERTGWAPRFEGRVKTGFEKKGRAAGRLIWDLAYTRVPRRPVPDGDSGLEAPAEP; translated from the coding sequence ATGAGCACGGACCCACAGCACACCCCGGCCCCGCAGCACTCCCCGGTGCCGACGCCGCGCACCGAGAGCGGGACCACGCATCGTGACGTGGTCTCCTTCGTCCGGCGCGGCGAACGCCTCTCCCAGGGCCATCAGCGGGCCTGGGACCGGCTCTCGCCCCGGTACGTGCTGGACCCGCCCCGCGGCCGGCGCGACACCCTCCCGGCCGAGGGCGTGCGGCTCGACGTCGAGGAGGAGTTCGGGCGGCGCGCCGAGCTCGTGGTCGAGGTGGGCAGCGGCCTGGGCGACAACATCCTCGCCGCCGCCCTCGCCCATCCCGAGCGCGATCACCTGGCGGTCGAGGTGTACCTGCCGGGCCTCGCCCAGACCCTCAGCAAGGTGGACCGGGCCGGCCGCCCCGAGAACCTCCGGCTGCTCCCTCTGGATGCGCAGCGCGCCCTGCCGGCGATGCTGCCGGAGGGGTCGATCTCGCAGCTGTGGGTGTTCTTCGCCGATCCGTGGCCCAAGGCCCGCCACCACAAGCGCCGTCTGATCAACCCGCCGTTCCTGGACGCGGTGCTGCCGCTGCTGGCCGACGGCGGCGCCTTCCGGCTGGCCACCGACTGGGCCGGCTACGCCCACCACATGCGCCGCCAGCTCGACCCGCGCCCCGAGCTCGCGCTCCTGCATCCCGAGGGCCCGGCCCCCGAGGGCGGCTCCTCGGACCCGATCCCGGAGAACATGGAGCGCACAGGATGGGCACCACGATTCGAGGGTCGTGTGAAGACCGGCTTCGAGAAGAAGGGACGGGCCGCCGGCCGCTTAATATGGGACCTCGCATACACCCGGGTGCCTCGGCGCCCGGTGCCGGACGGAGACTCGGGCCTCGAGGCTCCGGCGGAGCCGTGA
- a CDS encoding response regulator with CheY-like receiver domain and winged-helix DNA-binding domain (PFAM: Transcriptional regulatory protein, C terminal; Response regulator receiver domain), which produces MTRILIVEDEESFSDPLSYSLRKEGYEVAVADNGIDGLRIFSAHGADLVLLDLMLPGMSGTEVCREIRRTSSVPVIMLTAKDDEFDKVLGLELGADDYVTKPYSSRELLARIKAVLRRRHDSGEAEDDAPLRAAHLMMDVERHVVEVRGQEVALPLKEFELLEMLLRNVDRVLTRGQLIDRVWGANYVGDTKTLDVHVKRLRAKIEDDPRNPVHLVTVRGLGYKFESGA; this is translated from the coding sequence ATGACGCGCATCCTGATCGTGGAGGACGAGGAGTCCTTCTCCGATCCGCTGTCGTATTCGCTGCGGAAGGAGGGATACGAGGTCGCCGTCGCGGACAACGGCATCGACGGGCTGCGGATCTTCTCCGCCCACGGCGCGGATCTGGTGCTGCTGGACCTGATGCTGCCCGGGATGAGCGGCACCGAGGTGTGCCGCGAGATCCGCCGCACCTCGAGCGTCCCGGTCATCATGCTCACCGCCAAGGACGACGAGTTCGACAAGGTGCTGGGCCTCGAGCTCGGCGCCGACGACTACGTCACCAAGCCGTACTCCTCCCGCGAGCTGCTGGCCCGGATCAAGGCCGTGCTGCGCCGGCGCCACGACTCGGGCGAGGCCGAGGACGACGCCCCGCTGCGGGCGGCGCACCTCATGATGGACGTCGAGCGGCATGTGGTCGAGGTGCGCGGCCAGGAGGTGGCGCTGCCGCTGAAGGAGTTCGAGCTGCTGGAGATGCTGCTGCGCAACGTCGACCGGGTGCTGACCCGCGGCCAGCTCATCGACCGGGTATGGGGCGCGAACTACGTCGGCGACACGAAGACGCTCGACGTGCACGTCAAGCGTCTGCGCGCGAAGATCGAGGACGATCCCCGCAACCCCGTGCACCTGGTGACGGTCCGCGGGCTGGGCTACAAGTTCGAATCCGGTGCCTGA
- a CDS encoding phosphate transport system regulatory protein PhoU (PFAM: PhoU domain~TIGRFAM: phosphate transport system regulatory protein PhoU) has product MREAYQSDLRHIVDDLLDMAEMVGTALEGATASLLEGDLARAERVVTADPHLDARQVELDAKAVELLARQAPVATDLRLLVATLRMSSSLERMGDLAAHIALVARRAHPGLAVPPQHREQIARMSALGLTALEGAAQVIETRDLALAAQVETQDDELDQLMLDISREISRSEEATYTAAQVIDLTLLIRFYERIGDHAVSLVRRIGFLVTGDSLDTLSEGVDVQEF; this is encoded by the coding sequence ATGCGCGAGGCGTACCAGAGCGACCTGCGGCACATCGTCGACGACCTGCTCGACATGGCCGAGATGGTCGGGACGGCCCTCGAGGGAGCGACCGCCTCCCTGCTCGAGGGCGACCTGGCCCGGGCGGAGCGCGTCGTCACCGCCGACCCCCACCTCGATGCCCGGCAGGTGGAGCTGGATGCGAAGGCCGTGGAGCTGCTCGCCCGGCAGGCCCCCGTGGCCACCGATCTGCGGCTGCTGGTCGCCACGCTGCGGATGAGCTCCTCGCTCGAGCGGATGGGCGATCTCGCCGCGCACATCGCGCTGGTGGCTCGGCGCGCGCATCCCGGCCTCGCGGTGCCGCCGCAGCACCGGGAGCAGATCGCGCGGATGTCGGCTCTGGGGCTGACGGCGCTGGAGGGCGCCGCGCAGGTGATCGAGACCCGCGATCTGGCGCTCGCCGCGCAGGTCGAGACCCAGGATGACGAGCTGGACCAGCTGATGCTGGACATCTCGCGGGAGATCTCCCGCAGCGAGGAGGCGACCTACACCGCGGCGCAGGTCATCGACCTCACGCTGCTGATCCGGTTCTACGAGCGGATCGGCGATCACGCGGTCTCGCTGGTGCGCCGCATCGGGTTCCTCGTCACCGGGGACTCGCTGGACACCCTCAGCGAGGGCGTGGACGTCCAGGAGTTCTGA
- a CDS encoding cell envelope-related function transcriptional attenuator common domain (PFAM: Cell envelope-related transcriptional attenuator domain~TIGRFAM: cell envelope-related function transcriptional attenuator common domain), protein MTDPADVELPADWEDDDQPDPGRGRGRRAALIALGLVAVLVLGVGLVIGNYLNGLKNSYEKRTVVQITRDADHGERPEEIDGTGRNFLLLGSDKRSEEDAAAQGVSGERSDVMMLVHVSDDDESVYVTSFPRDLYVDIPGHGKDRINAALAFGGPGLAVSTVEDYTGVPIDHVALIDFDGIEGLVDTLGGVDVQVPLSFEADGHQFTEGTQTLDGEEALTFVRQRKQFADGDFQRNRNQQAVLKGIADKLISAETLSDPGKLADTIDALSPFLTTDDGLSATAMVELGLSLRSIRSSDLYFLSVPHGGPTTTSGGASVVASDDESMEALREALRTDDMGTYYAQHAGTY, encoded by the coding sequence ATGACCGACCCCGCCGACGTCGAACTCCCCGCCGACTGGGAGGACGACGACCAGCCCGATCCCGGGCGCGGCCGCGGCCGCCGTGCCGCACTCATCGCCCTGGGGCTCGTCGCCGTGCTGGTGCTCGGCGTGGGGCTGGTGATCGGGAACTACCTCAACGGGCTGAAGAACTCCTACGAGAAGCGCACGGTCGTGCAGATCACCCGCGATGCCGACCACGGCGAGCGGCCCGAGGAGATCGACGGCACCGGGCGCAACTTCCTGCTGCTCGGCTCAGACAAGCGCTCCGAGGAGGACGCCGCCGCGCAGGGCGTCAGCGGCGAGCGCTCGGACGTGATGATGCTCGTGCACGTCTCCGACGACGACGAGAGCGTCTACGTCACCTCGTTCCCGCGCGACCTCTACGTCGACATCCCCGGCCACGGCAAGGACCGCATCAACGCCGCGCTGGCCTTCGGAGGCCCGGGACTGGCGGTGTCCACCGTGGAGGACTACACCGGGGTGCCGATCGATCATGTCGCCCTCATCGACTTCGACGGCATCGAAGGCCTGGTCGACACGCTCGGCGGGGTCGATGTGCAGGTGCCGCTGTCCTTCGAGGCGGATGGGCACCAGTTCACCGAGGGCACGCAGACCCTCGACGGCGAGGAGGCGCTGACCTTCGTGCGCCAGCGCAAGCAGTTCGCCGACGGCGACTTCCAGCGCAACCGCAATCAGCAGGCCGTGCTCAAGGGCATCGCCGACAAGCTCATCAGCGCCGAGACGCTCAGCGATCCGGGCAAGCTCGCCGACACCATCGACGCCCTCTCCCCGTTCCTCACCACCGATGACGGGCTCAGCGCCACCGCGATGGTCGAGCTGGGCCTGTCGCTGCGCTCGATCCGCAGCAGCGACCTGTACTTCCTCTCGGTCCCCCACGGCGGTCCGACGACCACCAGCGGCGGCGCCAGCGTGGTGGCCTCCGACGACGAGTCCATGGAGGCCCTGCGCGAAGCGCTGCGCACGGATGACATGGGAACCTATTACGCTCAGCACGCAGGGACCTACTGA
- a CDS encoding transcriptional regulator, CarD family (PFAM: CarD-like/TRCF domain): MNFAVGETVVYPHHGAALIEEVKTRTIKGEDRTYLKLKVAQGDLTIEVPADNVDLVGVRDVVDKEGLDEVFDVLRQPYTEEPTNWSRRYKANVEKLASGDVKKVAEVVRDLWRRDQDRGLSAGEKRMLAKARQILVSELALAEKTDEGNAESILDEVLAS, translated from the coding sequence ATGAACTTTGCCGTCGGCGAGACCGTCGTCTACCCGCACCACGGTGCCGCGCTCATCGAAGAGGTCAAGACCCGCACGATCAAGGGCGAGGACCGCACCTACCTCAAGCTGAAGGTCGCCCAGGGCGATCTGACGATCGAGGTCCCCGCAGACAACGTCGACCTCGTCGGCGTGCGCGACGTCGTGGACAAGGAAGGGCTGGACGAAGTCTTCGACGTGCTGCGCCAGCCCTACACCGAGGAGCCCACCAACTGGTCGCGCCGCTACAAGGCGAACGTCGAGAAGCTCGCCTCCGGCGACGTGAAGAAGGTGGCCGAGGTGGTGCGCGACCTGTGGCGCCGAGACCAGGACCGCGGCCTCTCCGCCGGGGAGAAGCGGATGCTGGCCAAGGCGCGCCAGATCCTCGTCTCCGAGCTCGCCCTCGCGGAGAAGACCGACGAGGGAAACGCCGAGTCCATCCTCGACGAGGTCCTCGCCTCCTGA
- a CDS encoding ferredoxin subunit of nitrite reductase and ring-hydroxylating dioxygenase (PFAM: Rieske [2Fe-2S] domain): protein MERPCLSRRHALLLPATAAGLGGLAACGPEDEGFGTAEPLRADDGAIPLDDIPENQSTLVNFGGQQPFVLLVRGAGDDLTAYSGYCTHNGCALRQEEAELDCPCHGSRFDAATGEVLLGPATRQLPEIPVTVEDGLIRRDR, encoded by the coding sequence ATGGAACGTCCGTGCCTCTCCCGTCGTCATGCTCTCCTGCTCCCCGCCACCGCAGCCGGGCTCGGTGGTCTCGCGGCCTGCGGTCCCGAGGACGAAGGATTCGGCACCGCAGAGCCGCTGCGCGCGGACGACGGCGCGATCCCGCTGGACGACATCCCCGAGAACCAGAGCACCCTGGTGAACTTCGGCGGCCAGCAGCCCTTCGTGCTCCTGGTGCGCGGTGCCGGCGACGATCTCACCGCCTACTCCGGCTACTGCACCCACAACGGCTGTGCGCTGCGCCAGGAGGAGGCCGAGCTGGACTGCCCGTGCCACGGCTCCCGCTTCGACGCAGCCACCGGTGAGGTGCTGCTGGGGCCGGCGACCAGGCAGCTGCCCGAGATCCCCGTGACCGTCGAGGACGGCCTCATCCGGCGGGACCGCTGA